The Candidatus Rokuibacteriota bacterium DNA segment CGACACCGCATGGCGGCGGCGGTCCCGGCGCGGGGCCCGTCGGCATCAAGGACCATCTCGCGCCGTTCCTGCCCACGCCGGTCCTCGTCAAGGACGGCGACGAGTACGCCTTCGACTGGAACCGGCCGCAGTCCATCGGCAAGCTCCAGGCGTTCTGGGGCAACTTCGGCATGCTGGTGCGCGCGTGGACCTACATCCGCACCATGGGCCCCGACGGCCTGCGCGCCGTCTCCGACAACGCCGTGCTCAACGCCAACTACATCCTGAGCCGCCTCGAGGGGGAGTACGACCGCTCCGCGCCCGGGCCCTGCATGCACGAGTGCGTGCTCTCGGCGCGGCGGCAGAAGAAGCTCGGCGTCACGGCCACCGACATCGCCAAGCGCCTTCTCGATCTGGGCTTCTACGCGCCGACGACGTATTTCCCGCTCATCGTGGAAGAGGCGCTGATGATCGAGCCGACCGAGACCGAGTCCAAGGAGACGCTCGACGAGTTCTGCGACGCCATGATCCAGATCGCCCGCGAGGCGCGGGACAATCCCCAGCTGATCCACGACGCCCCGGTAACGACGCCGGTGCGCCGTCTCGACCAGACGGGCGCCGCGCGCCAGCCGCGCCTCAAGTGGACGCCCCAGGCCAAGTGACGCTCCCCAGTTTCCGGCTCCTCGTCACCGAGCCGCTGGACGGCGCCGCCAACATGGCGCTCGACGAGGCCCTCCTGCTCTCGCGCCTGCGTCACGGCTCGCCGCCCACGCTCCGCTTCTTCGGCTGGGCGCCGCCCACGATCTCGCTGGGCTACGGCCAGCGGCTCGACGGCCGCATCGACCTGGAGACCGCGCGCGCGATGGGCCTCGGCCTCGTGAGGCGGGCCACCGGAGGCAGCGCCATCCTCCACGAGGGCCCCGACTTCGAGATCACCTACAGCGTCGCGGCGGCGGTGGGCGACTTCGACGGCGCAGCCGACCTCCTCGAGACCTACCGCTGGATCGGCGAAGGGCTCCTGGCCGGCCTGCGTGCGCTGGGTGCGCCCGTCGAGATGGTGCCCGTCCAGCCCTCGGATCCGGCGGCGATGCCCGTCTTCTGCTTCGCGCGGACCGGGTCCTTCGAGCTGGAGGTGGCCGGCCGCAAGCTCGTGGGCAGCGCCCAGCGACGGCAGGGCGCGGCCTTTCTCCAGCACGGCGCCATCATGCTGGGGACCGAGCCCGGGCGGCTGCGTCGCGTCTTCCCCGGCGGCCGCGACCCGCTGGCGGACATGACGACGCTCGAGGCCGTGCTGGGCCGGCGCCCGTCCTTTGACGAAACCGCCGAGGCGCTCGCCGAGGGCTTCCGGGCGGCGCATGGGCTCACGCTCGAGCCGGGCGGCTTGTCGGAGGAAGAAGCGGCGCTGGCCGGGATGCTCGAGCGCGAGAAGTACGCGACCGACGATTGGACGCGGGCCGGTCGGGCTCCGCGCGCGCTCACCATCGTCTGATGGCGGCAGCCGCGCGCGAGTTTCCCGACGCGCCGCGGGTCGGCGTGGGCGCCGTGGTCCTCGACGGCGAGCGCGTGCTGCTCGCGCGGCGCGGCCGCCCGCCGGGGCAGGGCAAGTGGAGCATCCCGGGCGGCCTCGTGCATCTCGGCGAGCGCATCGAGGACGCGGTCGTGCGCGAGATCGAGGAAGAGTCGGGGCTGCGCGTGCGGGTCCTCGGCTTCTGCGGGGTCATCGACCGCGTCGTGCGCGAGCAGGACGCCGTCCGCTACCACTACGTGATCATCGACTACGTCGCCGAATCCGTGGGCGGCCGGCTCCAGGCGGGCAGCGACGCCGCCGAGGTCCGCTGGGTCGCCGTGGACGACCTCGGCCAATACGACACCACCGACGGGCTCGCGGACATGATCCAGCGGGCCCGCGCCATCCAACGAGCCGTATCAGCCCAAAGCAACCAATCAGGAGGCCCGATTCGATGAAGCTCTCCCTCGACACCAGCGGCCTCACCGAGGTCCGCGCCGATGCGCTCATCGTAGGCCGTCACTCGGACGACGCGAAGGTCACCGGAGCGCTGGCTGCGGTGGACAAAAAGCTCGGCGGCCTGCTCTCCAAGGTCATGGCGGCCGAGAAGTTCGAGGGAAAGATCGGGCAGGTGAGCCACGTCCACACGGACGGCCGCCTGCGCGCTGCGCGCGTGCTCGTGGCGGGACTCGGCCCGAAGAAGGATAGCGGCGCCGAGGCCGTGCGCCGGGCCGCGTCGGCCGCCGCGCGCCGCGCCCGCGATCTCGGCGCGCGGAGCGCCGCGGCGTACCTCGCCGCCGACGGGGTGCCGGCGCGGGCCCGCGCCCAGGCGACTGCGGAAGGCGCGGTGCTCGGCACGTACCGCTTCGACAAGTACCTCAAGGAGAAGAGCCCAAAGAGACTCGACTCGCTGGCGGTGAGCGAGCCGGAGCGGCGGAGCCACGCCGCCGCCGAGGACGGGATGCGGGCGGGGGAGACCTGGGCCGCGGCCACCTGTCTCGCGCGCGACCTCGTCAACGAGCCCGCCAACGTGGTGACGCCCGCCTACCTCGCCCGGCGCGCGCAAGAGATCGCCCGGGCGGGGCGCCTCGGGCTCAAGGTGCTCGAGCGCGCGGACTGCGCCAGGCTCGGCATGGGCGCCTACGTCGGCGTCGCCCAGGGCAGCCACGAGCCGCCGAAGTTCATCCACCTGACGTACAAGCCGAAGGGACGAGCGCGCAAGCGCGTGGTCGTCATCGGCAAGGGCATCACCTTCGACTCGGGCGGCCTCGACCTCAAGCCGGCCGACGGCATGTACCGGATGAAGGACGACATGTCGGGCGCGGCCGCGGTGCTGGGGCTCTTTCAGGCGCTGCCCAAGCTCGCGCTGCCGGTCGAGGTCCACGGCCTCATCGCCGCCACCGAGAACATGCCCTCAGGCACCGCGCAGCGTCCGGGGGACGTGGTGTGCGCCATGAACGGGCTCACGATCGAGATCGGCAACACCGACGCGGAGGGGCGGCTCACGCTCGCGGACGCGCTGGCGTACGCGGCGAAGGAGATCAAGCCGGACGAGATGCTCGACCTCGCGACGCTGACGGGCGCGGTCGTTGTCGCGCTCGGCATGGGTCTCTCCGGCGTGTTCGCGACCGACGACGGTCTCGCGGATCGCGTGCTGGGCGCCGCCGAGGCCGCCGGAGAGAAAATGTGGCGGCTTCCGCTGCACGACGAGTACAAGGAAGGGCTCAAGAGCGACATCGCCGACCTCAACAACATCTCGAGCCAGCGCGGAGGCGGCGCCATCGTGGCCGGCCTCTTCATGCGCGACTTCACCGACGGCCGCCCGTGGGCGCACCTCGACATCGCCGGCACGGCCTTCACCGAGCGCGAGCTGCCGCTCGGGCCCAAGGGCGGCACGGGCGTCGGTGTGCGCACGCTGCTGGCGTACCTCTCAGCGCTCGCCGGCAAGCGGTAGATGCCCGGCGGCGTAGACCTCCACACCCACACGACCGCGTCCGACGGCACCTACACGCCGTCCGAGCTCGTGGCGGAAGCGTCCAGGCGCGGCGTGCGCGTTCTCGCCGTCACCGACCACGACTCGACCGAGGGGCTGGCCGAGGCCATGGAGGCCGCCGCGCGGAGCCGTCCGCTCGAAATCCTCCCGGGCATCGAGATTAACTGCGACGTCGAGGGCGCCGAGATCCACGTCCTGGGCTACCTCATGGACTGGCAGGCGCCGTGGTTCCAGGAGTTCTGCCGCGAGCAGCGGCGGGAGCGGCGCGAGCGCGTCCACCGGATGGTCGAGCGGCTGGCCGCCCTCGGCATGCCGCTCGAGGCCGACGAGGTGTTCGCGATCGTCAAGGAGGGCTCGGCGGGGCGCCCGCACGTGGCGCAGGTCATGGTCGCGCGCGGCTACGTCAAGACGGTGCGCGAGGCCTTCGACAAGTACCTGGGCTCGGGCAAGCCCGGGCACGTCCAGAGGAAGAAGCTCACGCCGGAGGACGCCGTGCGGCTGATCCGGAAAGCGGGCGGCGTGCCGGTCTTCGCGCACCCGGGGCTCGCCGACCGCGACGAGCTCATCCCGGGGCTCATCGCCGCCGGCCTCATGGGTATCGAGTGCTACTACGCCGAGCACTCGGCCGCCCAGCGCGCGGCGTATCTGCAGATCTGCAAGGACCACGACCTGGTCGCCACGGGCGGCTCGGATTTCCACGGCCCCAAGGTGCGCGCCGCCAGCCTGGGCTCGCCCGCCGTGCCGATGTCCGCGGTCGAAGCCCTCCGCACCAAGGCCGCCGCCTCGCGCGCCTCGCTCGTATCCTGAACCACGAAGTGCTGGCAATCTGCCGAGCGGGGCTGGGGGGTACCCTCCCGGGACCACGCTGACCCGCAGCGCGTTGTGTTCTCTCGGTTGGGGCCACGAGAAATCGGTCTCCTGCTTCGGCGGCGCGCAGAAGATACGGGTCCCGGGAGGGTACCCCCCAGCCCCGCCCTCCCCGCTACGTCGACGACCTGCTATCTCACTCGCCCGGGATTGCCCGGGTTGTGTCCTGCGATTCTCCTCACGCGAGCCGGCCGGGGGCGGGGGCAGCCTCCGTGGACCCGTATCTTCTGCGCGTGGTCGAAGCCAGACACCTCCGTCCCGTGGCGCCATAGAGAGGGCGCAAAGGGCCGCGGGTCAGCGTGGTCCGCGGAGGCTGCCCCCGCCCCCGGCCGGCGTATTGTCGGCACACTTCCGGCTCGGGACATCAGGCGCGGTGATCAGGCGTAGTTGGGGAACATTCTCCGGAAGACTTTGGGGGGTGTGCGGGGCTTGAAGTAGGCCATCTGCCGCTCCGAGTAGTCGGTGCCGCCGCGGAAGACGATGGACGCGGTGGCGATGAGCGTGCCGGACGATGTGCTCAGCGTGCTCTCCGTGCGCCAGAAGGTCCGCTTGCGGTCTATCGGCGTCACGTCGGCGAAGCGCCCGGACGCGACGAGCGTGCCGTCGAATGACGCGTCGGGCTCGTGGAGGCTGACGGCGAGACGGTTGGTCAGGCCGCCTTCCTTCATCACGAGCGCTCCCAGCCACCACGCGACTTCATCGAGTAGCACCGGTGCTAGACCCGGGTGGAGGCGGTCGCCGCCCGCGCGCCACGGCGCGCGCGGAGTCAGTCGCGCCCAGACGCCTTCCTCGTCGAAGGACAGCGCCACCTGGAGGCCGAGCGGATTGCCAGCGCCGCAGGCCAGGCAGTAGTCCGACATGGGCAGGGGAGAGCCGTCGTCGCCGCCGATCCACGCGCCCGCCGTCGCGGGCGCCGCCGGCAGGTCGGCGACGCTGCCGCTCGTCAGGGTATGGCCGTCCTGGAGAATGGTGAAGCCGACGGCGTCGGCACCACGGTCGACCTGGAGGTCGAGCGCGGTCTCGATCGGGACGGACGAGGTCAGGCGCCCGTCGACGCGGCGCGGGCCCGGGGCGCGGCCGAGCCGTATCGCGGCGGCGTCTACTAGTCCAACGAGGCAGCCGCCGTGCACGATGCCGGGCCAGCTTTGAAGGGACTTCGGCGCCTCGAGCCTGCCGCGTCCCGTCTCGGACAAGCCCAGCGCGTGCTCGAACGCCTGCGCGATGGTGTCCAGCGGCAGGCCTACTCTCCGCACGTGCTACATTTGATAGGAGTCATGGCAACGCAAACCATAATCGCGGCCATTCTACGCCTCGGGGAAAGCGGGCCGCAACGCTCGTGATCCGCGGGCTCGAGCTCATCGTCGGCGGGCCCTTCGCGCGGGCGACGCTCACGAACTTCTTCTTCATGTCGAGCCTCAGCTGTTTCATCCTCCTGCCGCTGTACGTCCACCGGCTGGGCGGGACTGAGGCCGAGATCGGCCTGGTCCAGGGCGTGTACAGCGCCGCCGGCATCGTCTGCCAGCCCGTGATCGGCCTCTGGCTCGATCGTGTCGGTCGTCGTTTCTTCATGGCGCTCGGCGTGTTTCTGCTCATCGTCTCCTCCGCCGCCTTCCTCGTCAGCCACTCGCTGGCGCTGCTGGCCGCGCTCCGCGTCGTCCAGGGGCTGGGCTTCTCGGCCTTCTTCGTCGCGAACTACCTGCACGTGGTGGACCTCGTGCCCGTGGAGCGCCGAGGCTGGGCGCTCGGCATCTACGGCGTCTCCGGCTTCCTCGGCACCGCGCTCGTTCCCGTCGCGGGGGAGATCATCGTGAACCGCCTGAGTTTCCACTGGCTCTTCGCGCTGTCAGTGCTGCTGGGCGGCGTTTCGGCCTGGCTCGTGGTCACGACACGCGGCATCCGCCCGCCGACCTTGGGCGATGGACCGGGGATCGGCTCGCTGCGCGCGGGGCTGGCCGAGGTGCTTCGGCTCCACATGGCGCTGACCTTCTTCTTCGGGCTCGGGACGGGCGTCATGTTCACCTTCCTGCCGACCTTCGGCGAGGGCTTGGGCGTCCACAGCGTCAGCCTCTTCTACACCGCCTACGCCATCGCGGCGGTGGGAGTGCGCGTGGGCGGCGGGAACCTCATCGACACGCGCGGGCGGCGCGCGACCATCATCCCCTCCATGTTCGTGCAAGCTGCCTCCGCGGGGCTGCTGACCGCGATGGCGCTCCTGGTGCAGCCGCACATGACCGTGCCCGTCGTGCCGTTTCTGTTCCTGGCTGGGCTCTTGGCGGGCGGCGCCCACGGCTTCCTCTACCCGGCGCTCGCGGCGCTCCTGATGGACGTGACCCCGGAGGCCCGGCGGGGAGGCGTGGTCGGCATCTTCAGCGCGGTCTTTCTCGTTGGCAACGCGCTGGGGTCCATCGCCTTCGGCTACGTCGCTCACGGCCTTGGATACGGCGTCATGTGGAGCACGCTGACGCTCCTGCTGGCGGCCGGTTTCCTCCTTTCCTTCCGGCTTCGAGTTGGTTACGCCGTGAAAGCTCCCCACGCGATTTGACTTGGCTCGACCCGGGCCCGATACTGCTGGCGCGCGCGGGGCGCAGGCGCGCCGGAGGAGGGTGAAGATGGCGAGACTCGCACTGGTGCCGCACGTCGGACTGCCGCTCCTCATTGCCGCGGCGCTCGCCGCCGCGCCCGCGCGTCTGCCCGCGCAGACGCCCGCGCCCGCCGGCCCGCAGGAGGCCGGCGTGGTCGGGCTCTTCCTCGATTCCGCGAGCCTCCAGCCCACCGTGGTCCTGCAGGGCAAGCGTGACCGCCGGAGCTTCGGCATGGCGATCGGCGCGGCGGAGGCGACCGGCATCGTCTACCCGCTCGAGCATCGCGTCCCGCCGCGACCGCTGACCCACGATCTCTTCCTGACGCTCTTCGGCCGGCTCAAGGTCACGGTCACCCGCGTGGTCATCACGGATCTCAAGGACGGGATCTACTACGCCACGGTCTTCCTCGACGCGGGCGGCAAGGAGATGCAGCTCGACGCGCGCCCGTCGGATGCCATCGCGCTCGCGATCCGCGCCAAGGCGCCGGTGCTCGTCGAGGACCGCGTGTTCGACAAGTCTGAGCTCCTGCCGGGTCCGCTCCCGGCGCCGCTCATCTAGCCGATGGCTCCCGACGAGCCCGCGGGCGCCGGCGCGGCGGCGGAAGGCGGGGATCTCGACAGCCAACAGTGGGCGATCCAGCGCCGCATCGACGACGTCTTCGCCAAGCTCGGGGAAAAGTTCGGGGATCTCTCCGGGCGCGTGGTGGTGCGGATCAAGCCCGAGACGACGTTCGCCCAGATCGGAGGCCTGCGCGAGGCCAAGAGCATCGTGCGGAGCTTCGCGACGGCCCTCACGGACCCCGAGCTCTACCGCAAGTGGGGCATCACGCCGCCCAAGGGCGTGCTGCTCTACGGCCCGCCCGGCACGGGCAAGTCGCTGCTGGCCCGCGCGCTCGCCACCGAGACGGGCTCGGTCTTCTACCACCTCAAGCTGATGAACCTGACTTCCAAGTTCGGCCCGAACACGGGCGAGCTTCTGCAGGAGATCCTGGCCGTCGCGAAGGAGCAGGGCAAGGGCGTGCTCTTCCTCGACGAGGCCAACGCGCTGTCGCTCGAGCATCTGCTCCCGCCCGCGCAGGCGCGGGAGGCCTCCGCGCGGCTGGTGGCGGCGCTCTGCGAGAGGCTCGACGGCCTTGACGACTTCTCACGGATGATCGCGATCGGCTCCACAAGCCGCACCGACTCTGTCGACTCTTCGCTGGTCGCCCCGGGTCGTCTAGACCGCCTGGTGGAAGTGACGCTTCCCGACGGTCCCGAGCAGCAGGAGATCCTTGAGCTGGCCCGCAAGCGCGCCGAAGCCGCCGCGGGGCGCACGCTCTTCAGCGACCTCGACTACCGCTCCGTGCTGCCGCCCATGGGCGGCATGAGCGGGGCGGAGAT contains these protein-coding regions:
- a CDS encoding biotin/lipoate A/B protein ligase family protein; the encoded protein is MTLPSFRLLVTEPLDGAANMALDEALLLSRLRHGSPPTLRFFGWAPPTISLGYGQRLDGRIDLETARAMGLGLVRRATGGSAILHEGPDFEITYSVAAAVGDFDGAADLLETYRWIGEGLLAGLRALGAPVEMVPVQPSDPAAMPVFCFARTGSFELEVAGRKLVGSAQRRQGAAFLQHGAIMLGTEPGRLRRVFPGGRDPLADMTTLEAVLGRRPSFDETAEALAEGFRAAHGLTLEPGGLSEEEAALAGMLEREKYATDDWTRAGRAPRALTIV
- a CDS encoding NUDIX hydrolase, with amino-acid sequence MAAAAREFPDAPRVGVGAVVLDGERVLLARRGRPPGQGKWSIPGGLVHLGERIEDAVVREIEEESGLRVRVLGFCGVIDRVVREQDAVRYHYVIIDYVAESVGGRLQAGSDAAEVRWVAVDDLGQYDTTDGLADMIQRARAIQRAVSAQSNQSGGPIR
- a CDS encoding leucyl aminopeptidase, translated to MKLSLDTSGLTEVRADALIVGRHSDDAKVTGALAAVDKKLGGLLSKVMAAEKFEGKIGQVSHVHTDGRLRAARVLVAGLGPKKDSGAEAVRRAASAAARRARDLGARSAAAYLAADGVPARARAQATAEGAVLGTYRFDKYLKEKSPKRLDSLAVSEPERRSHAAAEDGMRAGETWAAATCLARDLVNEPANVVTPAYLARRAQEIARAGRLGLKVLERADCARLGMGAYVGVAQGSHEPPKFIHLTYKPKGRARKRVVVIGKGITFDSGGLDLKPADGMYRMKDDMSGAAAVLGLFQALPKLALPVEVHGLIAATENMPSGTAQRPGDVVCAMNGLTIEIGNTDAEGRLTLADALAYAAKEIKPDEMLDLATLTGAVVVALGMGLSGVFATDDGLADRVLGAAEAAGEKMWRLPLHDEYKEGLKSDIADLNNISSQRGGGAIVAGLFMRDFTDGRPWAHLDIAGTAFTERELPLGPKGGTGVGVRTLLAYLSALAGKR
- a CDS encoding PHP domain-containing protein translates to MPGGVDLHTHTTASDGTYTPSELVAEASRRGVRVLAVTDHDSTEGLAEAMEAAARSRPLEILPGIEINCDVEGAEIHVLGYLMDWQAPWFQEFCREQRRERRERVHRMVERLAALGMPLEADEVFAIVKEGSAGRPHVAQVMVARGYVKTVREAFDKYLGSGKPGHVQRKKLTPEDAVRLIRKAGGVPVFAHPGLADRDELIPGLIAAGLMGIECYYAEHSAAQRAAYLQICKDHDLVATGGSDFHGPKVRAASLGSPAVPMSAVEALRTKAAASRASLVS
- a CDS encoding MFS transporter encodes the protein MIRGLELIVGGPFARATLTNFFFMSSLSCFILLPLYVHRLGGTEAEIGLVQGVYSAAGIVCQPVIGLWLDRVGRRFFMALGVFLLIVSSAAFLVSHSLALLAALRVVQGLGFSAFFVANYLHVVDLVPVERRGWALGIYGVSGFLGTALVPVAGEIIVNRLSFHWLFALSVLLGGVSAWLVVTTRGIRPPTLGDGPGIGSLRAGLAEVLRLHMALTFFFGLGTGVMFTFLPTFGEGLGVHSVSLFYTAYAIAAVGVRVGGGNLIDTRGRRATIIPSMFVQAASAGLLTAMALLVQPHMTVPVVPFLFLAGLLAGGAHGFLYPALAALLMDVTPEARRGGVVGIFSAVFLVGNALGSIAFGYVAHGLGYGVMWSTLTLLLAAGFLLSFRLRVGYAVKAPHAI
- a CDS encoding bifunctional nuclease family protein, whose protein sequence is MARLALVPHVGLPLLIAAALAAAPARLPAQTPAPAGPQEAGVVGLFLDSASLQPTVVLQGKRDRRSFGMAIGAAEATGIVYPLEHRVPPRPLTHDLFLTLFGRLKVTVTRVVITDLKDGIYYATVFLDAGGKEMQLDARPSDAIALAIRAKAPVLVEDRVFDKSELLPGPLPAPLI
- a CDS encoding ATP-binding protein; translated protein: MAPDEPAGAGAAAEGGDLDSQQWAIQRRIDDVFAKLGEKFGDLSGRVVVRIKPETTFAQIGGLREAKSIVRSFATALTDPELYRKWGITPPKGVLLYGPPGTGKSLLARALATETGSVFYHLKLMNLTSKFGPNTGELLQEILAVAKEQGKGVLFLDEANALSLEHLLPPAQAREASARLVAALCERLDGLDDFSRMIAIGSTSRTDSVDSSLVAPGRLDRLVEVTLPDGPEQQEILELARKRAEAAAGRTLFSDLDYRSVLPPMGGMSGAEISEITRRALEQKVHAAGQGQEKGLVTTQDLLQQIDRYRRTREMVEKIRYGQYL